One window of the Terriglobales bacterium genome contains the following:
- a CDS encoding ABATE domain-containing protein translates to MAQPEGFTFELTGGALCLDFVNTLNHRGEPGREEELLPSYRRLLAWSRQARALPRPEVARLARLARVHAGRASSALRLATRLREALYRIFSAVAAGRAPAEADLRLLNAMAAEALSRQWIVHRERGFVWEWRQAGSDLRRPLWPVVRSAVELLTSDERHRVRECASATCSWLFLDHSRNHSRRWCDMKVCGNRAKARRFYRRARSTYRSRKRAARTA, encoded by the coding sequence ATGGCTCAACCGGAGGGATTCACTTTTGAGCTGACCGGTGGGGCGCTCTGCCTCGACTTCGTCAATACGCTCAACCATCGTGGCGAACCCGGGCGCGAAGAGGAGCTCCTTCCCAGCTACCGCCGCCTGCTGGCGTGGAGCCGCCAGGCGCGTGCTCTTCCCCGGCCTGAAGTGGCCCGGCTGGCACGGCTGGCGCGCGTCCACGCAGGACGGGCATCGTCGGCCCTGCGGCTAGCCACTCGTCTGCGCGAGGCGCTGTACCGCATCTTTTCGGCCGTGGCTGCGGGCCGGGCCCCCGCTGAGGCCGACCTGCGTCTGCTGAACGCCATGGCTGCCGAGGCGCTCTCACGCCAGTGGATCGTGCACCGCGAGCGCGGGTTCGTGTGGGAGTGGCGGCAGGCGGGCAGCGATCTGCGCCGCCCCCTGTGGCCGGTGGTGCGGTCGGCGGTGGAATTGCTGACGTCTGACGAGCGTCACCGTGTGCGCGAGTGCGCGTCCGCCACGTGTTCCTGGCTGTTTCTGGATCATAGCCGCAACCACAGCCGCCGCTGGTGCGACATGAAGGTGTGCGGCAACCGGGCCAAAGCTCGACGCTTCTACCGACGGGCCCGTTCGACTTACCGCAGCCGAAAGCGGGCTGCGCGCACTGCCTGA
- a CDS encoding DUF1376 domain-containing protein → MARHWMPMYWGDYLGDTAHLTQGQHGAYLLLIAHYWRKGSLPASPEQCYSIAKALDEQGRSNVDAVLAEFFRREGDCYRHGRIDLELAKAAESHERRVLAGQKRWQNAKAMNEQCSSIAPSNAPALHEQPQPHPQPHPESKPRVKTKVTGNAFALPSWVPADAWQAFQEMRSRIRKPLTDRGRQLVVRELERLKAQGHGPGSVLEQSVLNGWSGVFPIKGRNDEGPVYPLASEERKRALARRSEPTGPTADEILRKQLGLSEERQLNGPSS, encoded by the coding sequence ATGGCGCGCCACTGGATGCCGATGTACTGGGGCGACTACTTGGGCGACACGGCCCACCTTACCCAGGGACAACACGGTGCCTATCTTCTTCTGATCGCCCACTACTGGCGCAAGGGCAGCCTCCCTGCCTCGCCGGAGCAATGCTACAGCATTGCTAAAGCTTTGGATGAGCAAGGCAGGAGCAACGTGGATGCCGTGCTCGCCGAGTTCTTCCGTCGCGAAGGCGACTGCTACCGTCATGGCCGGATTGACCTGGAACTCGCGAAGGCAGCCGAAAGCCATGAGCGGCGGGTACTTGCCGGTCAGAAGAGATGGCAGAACGCCAAAGCGATGAATGAGCAATGCTCAAGCATTGCACCTAGCAATGCTCCTGCATTGCATGAGCAACCACAACCACATCCACAACCACATCCAGAATCAAAACCAAGAGTCAAAACCAAAGTCACCGGCAACGCTTTCGCGTTGCCCTCTTGGGTTCCTGCTGATGCTTGGCAAGCCTTCCAGGAGATGCGGTCGAGAATCCGGAAGCCGCTGACAGATCGTGGCCGGCAGTTGGTTGTTCGGGAACTTGAAAGGCTCAAGGCTCAAGGGCACGGCCCTGGTTCCGTGCTGGAGCAGTCTGTCCTTAACGGCTGGTCGGGCGTGTTCCCGATCAAGGGCCGTAATGACGAAGGCCCCGTGTATCCGCTTGCGAGCGAAGAGCGCAAGCGCGCCCTGGCGAGGCGTAGCGAGCCAACCGGCCCCACGGCGGACGAAATCCTGCGGAAGCAGCTTGGATTAAGCGAGGAGAGGCAACTGAATGGCCCAAGCTCCTGA
- a CDS encoding S9 family peptidase: MTATHVPQSLSAQPAEAPKPPVAEKVPKVDVVHGDQRVDDYYWLREKTNPEVRAYVEAENAYADAVLKPTAALREKLYKEMVGRIQETDVSVPYRKDGYLYYTRTEQGKQYPIYCRKGDQDAPEQVLLDLNEMARGHQYFAVSAFEVSDDGRYLAYSTDTTGFRVYTLYVKDLETDAIMPEHRDDVDTVAWAADNRTLFYTTKDSAKRPYRLWRQRLGANQDELLYEETDERFNVSVNRTRSRRYVFLTSASLTATEVRWLPANQPGGAWRLVAERRPGVEYYLDHRGDRFYIRTNDRGRNFRLAAAPVDDPRPENWQEIVPHRPDVMLDGMHFFRDFYVLEEREGGLPQLRVTDLRSGETQRVAFPEPAYEISTENNAEFEATAFRYLYESLVTPKSVFDYVVKKRESKLLKRTPVLGGYDPANYTSERIYATATDGTRIPISLVYRKGSKRDGKQPAYLLGYGAYGWAYPVTFNSNRVSLLDRGVLVAIAHIRGGGEMGKAWHDQGRMLQKRNTFTDFISAAEHLVREKYTSSDRLVIEGTSAGGLLMGAVTNMRPDLFKAVIARVPFVDAINTMLDSSLPLTVPEFEEWGNPAKPDEYAYMKSYCPYTNLAAKDYPAMFVRSSFNDSQVMYWEPTKCVAKMRSLRTDKNPLLLHTLIEAGHGGASGRYDYLRELTYEYSFLLWQVGIPE, translated from the coding sequence ATGACCGCCACCCACGTACCTCAGAGCCTGTCCGCGCAGCCCGCGGAGGCGCCCAAGCCGCCCGTGGCCGAGAAAGTCCCCAAAGTTGACGTCGTGCACGGCGACCAGCGAGTGGACGACTACTACTGGCTGCGCGAGAAGACCAACCCCGAGGTCCGTGCCTATGTCGAGGCCGAGAACGCCTACGCCGATGCCGTCCTCAAGCCCACCGCAGCCCTGCGGGAGAAGCTCTACAAGGAGATGGTCGGACGCATCCAGGAAACCGATGTCTCGGTTCCCTATCGCAAGGATGGCTACCTGTACTACACGCGTACCGAACAGGGAAAGCAGTACCCCATCTATTGCCGCAAGGGGGATCAGGACGCGCCCGAACAAGTGCTGCTGGATCTGAACGAGATGGCTCGGGGACATCAATATTTTGCGGTCAGCGCTTTTGAGGTCAGCGACGACGGCCGCTACCTGGCCTACTCGACGGACACTACGGGATTCCGCGTCTACACCTTGTACGTCAAGGACCTGGAGACCGACGCAATCATGCCGGAGCACCGGGACGATGTGGATACGGTCGCCTGGGCCGCAGACAATCGCACCCTTTTCTACACCACCAAAGACAGCGCCAAGCGTCCCTACCGCCTGTGGCGGCAGCGGCTGGGTGCGAACCAGGATGAGCTGCTTTACGAGGAAACCGACGAGCGCTTCAATGTGTCCGTCAACCGAACGCGTTCACGCCGCTATGTGTTCCTGACCAGCGCCAGCCTGACGGCCACCGAAGTGCGCTGGCTCCCCGCCAATCAGCCCGGCGGAGCCTGGCGTCTGGTGGCGGAGCGCCGGCCCGGCGTCGAGTACTACCTGGATCATCGGGGCGACCGGTTTTACATCCGCACGAACGACCGCGGCAGGAACTTCCGGCTGGCGGCCGCGCCCGTTGACGATCCGAGGCCGGAGAACTGGCAGGAAATCGTTCCCCATCGCCCGGACGTGATGCTTGATGGCATGCACTTCTTCCGCGACTTCTACGTGCTCGAAGAACGCGAAGGCGGGCTGCCGCAGCTCCGGGTGACTGACCTGCGCAGCGGCGAGACGCAACGGGTCGCTTTTCCGGAACCGGCCTATGAGATTTCCACCGAGAACAACGCTGAGTTCGAAGCCACCGCCTTCCGATATCTCTATGAGTCGCTGGTCACACCCAAGTCGGTCTTCGATTATGTGGTGAAGAAGCGCGAGTCGAAGCTGCTGAAGCGGACGCCGGTGCTGGGCGGCTATGACCCGGCGAACTATACTTCCGAACGCATCTATGCGACGGCTACGGACGGGACACGCATCCCCATCTCGCTGGTGTATCGGAAGGGGTCAAAGCGCGACGGCAAGCAGCCTGCGTATCTGCTCGGGTACGGCGCTTACGGCTGGGCGTACCCGGTCACGTTCAACTCCAATCGCGTCAGTCTGCTGGACCGGGGCGTGCTGGTCGCCATCGCGCACATCCGTGGCGGGGGTGAGATGGGCAAGGCGTGGCACGACCAGGGCCGCATGTTGCAGAAGCGCAACACGTTCACCGACTTCATCTCCGCCGCCGAGCACCTGGTGCGCGAGAAGTACACTTCGTCCGACCGGCTGGTGATCGAAGGCACCAGCGCCGGCGGCCTGCTGATGGGCGCCGTAACCAACATGCGCCCCGACCTGTTCAAAGCCGTGATCGCACGCGTGCCCTTTGTGGACGCCATCAATACCATGCTCGACTCCAGTCTCCCGCTCACCGTGCCGGAGTTCGAGGAGTGGGGCAACCCCGCCAAACCGGACGAGTACGCTTACATGAAGAGCTACTGCCCGTACACCAATCTGGCCGCGAAGGACTACCCGGCCATGTTCGTGCGCTCCTCCTTCAATGACAGCCAGGTGATGTATTGGGAGCCTACTAAGTGCGTGGCGAAGATGCGCTCGCTGCGCACCGACAAGAACCCGCTCCTGCTGCATACGCTGATCGAAGCCGGACACGGCGGCGCTTCCGGCCGCTACGACTACCTGCGCGAGTTGACCTATGAGTACAGTTTTCTGCTCTGGCAGGTGGGGATTCCCGAGTAG
- a CDS encoding EamA family transporter, whose amino-acid sequence MAVAKNTHSASLGKTAGRPSPLLFAGSLLAIHLVWGSTYLAIRYAVETIPPLLTAGTRHLVAGIILYLGMRARGERPTLQEWRSALILGALYFLISHGGLHWAEQVVPSGLAAVLIAIEPVFIALLTPLLLGGRRPGAITWVGFVLGVAGVALLVQGNGFAARPGYVSGALVILLSAFSWAVGVVYSRRAALPRSPVLTSAMAMISGAALLWLAGFATGEHRNLDLGAIPSRSALSLLYLIVLGSLVAFTAYNWLLDHVSPTLIATHTYTNPVVAVLLGWWLAGETLSGRILLSGTLILAAILLVRRGTSASLAQAVPTGG is encoded by the coding sequence ATGGCGGTGGCTAAAAACACGCATTCGGCTTCTCTGGGCAAGACGGCGGGGCGGCCCTCCCCGCTCCTGTTCGCGGGTTCGCTGCTGGCCATCCATCTCGTATGGGGTTCCACCTATCTCGCCATCCGCTATGCGGTGGAGACCATTCCGCCGCTGTTGACTGCCGGCACCCGACATCTGGTGGCGGGCATCATTCTCTATTTGGGGATGCGCGCGCGAGGGGAGCGGCCCACCCTGCAGGAGTGGCGTTCCGCGCTGATTCTTGGGGCGCTCTACTTCCTCATCAGCCATGGTGGGCTGCACTGGGCCGAACAAGTAGTCCCTTCGGGGCTGGCCGCGGTGCTGATAGCGATTGAGCCGGTGTTCATCGCTTTGCTCACGCCGCTGCTCTTGGGCGGCCGCCGCCCAGGGGCCATCACCTGGGTCGGTTTCGTCCTGGGCGTGGCAGGCGTAGCTCTGTTGGTGCAAGGAAACGGATTCGCAGCCCGGCCCGGCTACGTGTCCGGCGCTCTGGTCATTCTCCTAAGTGCGTTCTCCTGGGCAGTAGGCGTGGTCTATTCGCGCCGGGCGGCCCTGCCGCGGAGTCCCGTTCTGACCTCGGCCATGGCGATGATCTCGGGCGCCGCGTTGCTCTGGCTGGCCGGCTTCGCGACGGGCGAGCATCGTAACCTGGACCTCGGGGCCATCCCATCGCGTTCGGCGCTGAGCCTGCTTTACCTGATTGTGTTGGGTTCGCTGGTCGCCTTCACCGCCTACAACTGGTTGCTCGACCACGTCTCTCCCACGCTAATCGCTACCCACACCTATACCAACCCGGTAGTAGCGGTGTTGCTGGGGTGGTGGCTGGCCGGCGAAACCCTGAGCGGAAGGATCTTGCTCTCGGGAACGCTGATTCTGGCGGCCATTCTCCTGGTCCGCCGCGGGACTTCAGCCAGCCTGGCTCAGGCTGTACCTACCGGCGGCTGA
- the sppA gene encoding signal peptide peptidase SppA, which produces MGIFNILNAPWAIVPEKLVEVGEIYLGHLRGEVERPPEGQPRRGSRGPEVRDGVARLPVQGIVVKRPTILGLFFAETVTRQLAADLKAALSDPQVHSIVLDVDSPGGTVDGVEALASLIYEARGKKPIAALADGMMASAAYWIGSAADKVYITGDTTAVGSIGVVATHVDYSKAEERRGIKVTEITAGKYKRIASEHAPLTEVGRASIQEQVDHVYRVFVDAVARNRKTDSETVLGDMAEGRLFLGKHAIAAGLVDGVSTLDALVDQLNQQHRDGANSASQAVAPKKPVVTAVPVRGAPAKRASSAVSRPRPAAPTKPAVAPSEGSVSAEVSRALRAHADWADFSFVGTGAGLLAELRKPATAGQYWPHSGEQMCLIMQVLKPELEAKGWLVRVNADRQQLTVMREAAAAQERQRALERRLYIRFRYEPATRAKFKNDFTRFAAFERGQADPNLSAEEKKRLRWSGDPELQRRFSFDFNAWNAYEAAMADPNTPLEAKARMRWMRDPEVQEKYQTVEQFIQAERSWAALSQDERLQVRWATEPGLAQSFNFDFNNFVAYEKLMGDPKVPAEQKWERQWARLSNEDRRRFGSDFGEFTLYQRALAGQDLAE; this is translated from the coding sequence ATGGGGATCTTCAATATCTTGAACGCTCCGTGGGCTATTGTGCCGGAGAAGCTGGTGGAGGTGGGAGAAATCTACCTCGGACATCTGCGGGGCGAAGTCGAGCGTCCGCCAGAGGGTCAACCTCGCCGGGGTTCGCGCGGCCCCGAAGTGAGGGATGGCGTGGCCCGATTGCCCGTGCAGGGGATCGTCGTAAAGCGCCCCACGATTCTGGGCCTTTTCTTCGCGGAAACGGTCACCAGGCAACTGGCAGCCGACCTCAAGGCCGCGTTGTCGGACCCTCAGGTGCATAGCATCGTGCTGGACGTGGATTCGCCGGGCGGAACTGTGGACGGCGTCGAGGCGCTGGCGAGTCTCATCTACGAGGCGCGGGGCAAGAAGCCCATTGCGGCGCTGGCGGACGGCATGATGGCCAGCGCCGCCTACTGGATCGGATCGGCGGCCGACAAGGTGTACATCACCGGCGACACGACGGCCGTGGGCAGCATCGGCGTCGTTGCCACGCACGTGGATTACTCCAAGGCCGAGGAGCGGCGCGGCATCAAGGTCACGGAGATCACGGCGGGCAAGTACAAGCGCATTGCCAGCGAGCACGCGCCTCTCACCGAGGTAGGGCGCGCGTCCATCCAGGAGCAGGTGGACCACGTCTACCGCGTGTTCGTGGATGCCGTCGCGCGGAATCGCAAGACGGACAGCGAGACCGTCCTGGGAGACATGGCCGAGGGCCGGCTTTTTCTGGGCAAGCACGCCATCGCAGCGGGACTCGTGGACGGTGTCTCCACCTTGGACGCGCTGGTGGACCAACTGAACCAGCAGCACCGGGACGGGGCCAATTCGGCATCCCAAGCCGTGGCTCCCAAGAAGCCTGTGGTCACAGCAGTCCCAGTGCGTGGGGCACCGGCGAAGCGGGCGAGTAGCGCAGTTTCTCGGCCTCGGCCAGCTGCGCCCACCAAGCCAGCGGTCGCGCCGAGCGAAGGCAGCGTCTCCGCCGAAGTTTCGAGGGCGTTGCGCGCACACGCAGACTGGGCCGACTTCTCCTTCGTGGGCACGGGCGCCGGCCTGCTGGCAGAACTCCGCAAGCCCGCCACTGCGGGGCAGTACTGGCCTCATAGCGGCGAACAGATGTGCCTGATTATGCAGGTTCTCAAGCCGGAGCTTGAGGCCAAGGGCTGGCTGGTGCGTGTGAATGCCGACCGCCAGCAGCTGACGGTGATGCGCGAGGCGGCTGCCGCACAGGAGCGGCAGCGAGCGTTGGAGCGCCGGCTCTACATTCGATTTAGATACGAGCCTGCGACGCGGGCGAAGTTCAAGAATGATTTCACCAGGTTTGCGGCCTTCGAGCGGGGACAGGCCGATCCGAATCTGTCGGCGGAGGAGAAGAAGCGGTTGCGCTGGTCCGGGGACCCCGAACTCCAGCGACGTTTCAGCTTCGACTTCAATGCCTGGAATGCGTATGAAGCCGCGATGGCTGACCCGAACACGCCGCTCGAAGCAAAGGCCCGTATGCGCTGGATGAGAGACCCTGAGGTCCAGGAGAAGTACCAGACCGTCGAGCAATTCATTCAGGCTGAACGCTCGTGGGCCGCGCTGTCCCAGGATGAGAGGCTTCAAGTCCGCTGGGCCACGGAGCCCGGCCTGGCGCAGAGCTTCAACTTCGATTTCAACAATTTTGTTGCCTACGAGAAGCTTATGGGCGATCCCAAAGTGCCTGCGGAGCAAAAGTGGGAGCGGCAGTGGGCACGACTGTCCAATGAGGATCGGCGGCGCTTTGGAAGCGACTTCGGCGAGTTCACGCTCTACCAGCGGGCGCTGGCAGGGCAGGACTTGGCGGAATGA
- a CDS encoding amidohydrolase: MRERLLVLPLLLMTLPALAQKAAAPKGSKPAVNRAAAHDQRIAQLVEALRDKTVETRRDLHMHPELSNREERTSQLVAARLRELGMDEVKTGVGRYGVVALLKGGRPGPVVAVRADMDALPVQEVNDTPYKSLNPGVKHACGHDGHVAIGLAVAAVLSEMRAEIPGTVKFIFQPAEEGPPAGEEGGAALMIKEGALENPRPEVIFGLHLWSQYEVGSVFYNFGPALAASDRFQITIRGKQVHAAYPQDGIDPIVTAAEAVLALQTIRSRRVTTMEPLVISVGRIQGGNRNNIIPNQVELEGTVRTMNEEVRKRIPDLMRQTLEGVTRANGATFELEYEFGNPVTYNDPKLVEEMLPALRRAAGAEHVLTRPPQMGAEDFAEFQKVIPGFFFFVAAGNQSKGITAAHHTPDFDIDEDSLAIGARTMATAVVDYLERHAK, translated from the coding sequence GTGCGCGAACGCCTGCTTGTTCTCCCGCTCCTGCTGATGACGCTGCCGGCTCTGGCGCAGAAAGCAGCGGCCCCGAAAGGCTCCAAGCCAGCCGTCAACCGTGCCGCCGCTCACGACCAGCGGATCGCCCAACTTGTAGAGGCCCTGCGCGACAAGACGGTGGAGACGCGTCGTGACCTCCACATGCATCCCGAACTCTCCAACCGGGAGGAGCGCACGTCGCAGCTAGTGGCGGCGCGGCTGCGCGAGCTGGGCATGGACGAAGTGAAGACCGGCGTCGGCCGCTATGGCGTTGTGGCGTTACTGAAGGGCGGACGCCCCGGGCCGGTGGTGGCGGTGCGCGCCGACATGGATGCGCTTCCCGTGCAGGAAGTCAACGATACTCCCTACAAGTCCCTGAACCCGGGCGTGAAGCATGCCTGCGGCCATGACGGGCATGTGGCCATCGGCCTGGCTGTGGCGGCGGTGCTTTCCGAGATGCGCGCCGAGATCCCCGGCACGGTCAAGTTCATCTTCCAGCCCGCTGAGGAAGGCCCGCCCGCCGGGGAAGAAGGCGGTGCCGCACTCATGATCAAAGAGGGCGCGCTGGAGAATCCCCGCCCGGAGGTCATCTTCGGATTGCATCTCTGGTCGCAGTACGAAGTGGGCTCGGTGTTCTACAACTTCGGGCCGGCGCTGGCGGCGTCCGACCGCTTTCAGATCACCATCCGGGGCAAGCAAGTGCACGCCGCCTATCCGCAGGACGGCATCGATCCCATCGTCACCGCCGCTGAAGCGGTGCTGGCGCTGCAGACCATCCGCAGCCGGCGCGTTACGACCATGGAGCCGCTGGTCATCTCCGTGGGTCGCATCCAGGGCGGCAACCGCAACAACATCATCCCCAACCAGGTGGAGCTGGAAGGCACCGTGCGCACCATGAACGAGGAGGTGCGCAAACGCATCCCCGACCTGATGCGCCAAACGCTCGAGGGCGTGACCCGCGCCAACGGCGCAACCTTCGAACTGGAATACGAGTTCGGTAACCCGGTGACTTATAACGACCCCAAGCTGGTGGAAGAGATGCTGCCGGCGCTGCGGCGCGCCGCGGGCGCCGAGCACGTCCTGACGCGGCCCCCGCAGATGGGCGCAGAAGACTTCGCCGAATTCCAGAAAGTTATCCCGGGCTTTTTTTTCTTCGTGGCTGCCGGCAACCAGAGCAAGGGCATCACTGCTGCCCACCACACCCCGGATTTCGACATCGACGAAGACAGCCTGGCCATCGGCGCGCGGACCATGGCGACCGCGGTCGTGGACTACCTGGAGAGGCACGCCAAGTAA
- a CDS encoding tyrosine-type recombinase/integrase, translated as MYLRNGIFCFRYKDREGRWREKSTGKSKRQDARDEKKRFEKGNQTPTLMGRMTVTQAVDHWLDKVDVSANTLRSYKTNLRAVTRHLGHRKLQSLGYLDLRAYQRRRREEGRHSRTINHEILVLGCVLKAADLWEPLKRYYRPLPVSRKSPRRPPTNEQFNELVARARLQKRWDVAMLTALLAANSSCRPCEIVGLTLGALHLEEDPPYISIRRVTTKTDAGEREIPLNSVALYAVKRLLERARNLGANAPEHYLLPTELARHTRQSDPLHASAGKGAAFDPTQHQKTWRTAWKSLTEAVRCPSCALLQPPVDACRKCEADMRKVVSSLKGLQFYQLRHLAITVAAEQNIPLSVTKALAGHMDEQMTAYYTNAREKAKLQAVEAIAQANPELLATLGLAEGGEGKQSQPEVPRRVQ; from the coding sequence TTGTACCTGCGCAATGGCATCTTCTGCTTCCGCTACAAGGATCGGGAAGGACGCTGGCGGGAGAAGAGCACGGGCAAGAGTAAACGGCAGGACGCGAGGGACGAGAAGAAGCGATTCGAGAAGGGAAATCAAACCCCGACCCTGATGGGCAGAATGACCGTCACCCAGGCCGTGGACCACTGGCTGGATAAGGTCGATGTCTCGGCGAACACCTTGCGCAGCTACAAGACCAACCTGCGGGCGGTGACGCGCCATCTCGGTCACCGGAAACTCCAGAGTCTTGGGTACCTTGACCTTCGCGCCTATCAACGCCGTCGTCGCGAGGAAGGTCGCCACAGCCGGACGATAAACCACGAGATTCTAGTACTCGGCTGCGTCCTGAAGGCTGCGGACCTCTGGGAGCCGCTGAAGCGTTATTATCGGCCCCTGCCGGTAAGCAGGAAGAGCCCCCGGCGCCCGCCCACGAACGAGCAGTTCAACGAGCTTGTCGCGAGGGCGCGCTTGCAGAAGCGATGGGATGTAGCAATGCTCACCGCCTTGCTGGCCGCGAATTCTTCGTGCCGCCCTTGTGAAATCGTCGGCCTGACCCTGGGTGCGCTCCACCTGGAGGAGGACCCGCCCTATATCAGCATTCGCCGGGTCACGACCAAGACGGATGCTGGCGAACGCGAGATCCCGCTCAACTCCGTTGCCTTGTACGCGGTGAAGCGCCTCCTGGAGCGAGCCCGGAACCTCGGAGCCAATGCGCCGGAACACTACCTATTGCCGACTGAGCTCGCACGCCACACGCGGCAATCCGATCCGCTGCACGCCAGCGCTGGCAAAGGAGCCGCATTCGACCCAACACAGCATCAAAAGACCTGGCGCACGGCCTGGAAAAGCCTCACAGAGGCGGTGCGCTGTCCATCCTGTGCGCTCCTCCAGCCCCCAGTGGATGCCTGCCGGAAGTGCGAGGCCGATATGCGGAAGGTGGTGAGCTCCCTGAAGGGGCTCCAGTTCTACCAGCTTCGGCACCTGGCGATCACGGTCGCGGCGGAGCAGAACATCCCGCTGTCAGTCACCAAGGCCCTGGCCGGCCACATGGACGAGCAGATGACGGCCTACTATACGAACGCCCGGGAGAAGGCTAAACTGCAAGCAGTGGAGGCCATCGCGCAGGCCAACCCCGAACTCCTGGCAACTCTGGGCCTCGCAGAAGGTGGGGAGGGGAAGCAGTCCCAACCCGAAGTACCCAGGCGAGTTCAGTAG
- a CDS encoding AAA family ATPase, protein MKTLTVGILASDSEQRTLLQEQANAAGMFRTVLRGENYPAASSDSTMRQLALANPDVILMDIPGGDPMPALRAIELVKRELPETAVFAIGRMDKPQVIVTAMRAGAIEYLERPISTAHLLEAYSRLSASRNGRDSSTRGKVVTVVNAKGGSGATTVAVNTALALGSAHGRVALVDLAGMGHAALHLSVKPSFTIVDALKNLHRIDQALLEGFMTECHSGVRLLAAPSKPYAEPSAEELARLLDLMVTHYSYTVIDLSSRMDLAMRAVCNFSDHVLMVSQLDMASLWSASQMQAFLSETAGAEKVRLVLNRYHKVPGVTDEDVETATRCRILWKLQNQYQTVSGSIESGIPVSQQNSSEIAKSFLGLASRLTGYDLSSKAAQQSREPQRRGLLERLMGRPMAAATSGNR, encoded by the coding sequence ATGAAGACCTTGACGGTTGGCATCCTGGCTTCGGACAGCGAGCAGCGCACCCTGTTGCAGGAACAGGCGAACGCGGCCGGCATGTTCCGCACTGTGCTGCGCGGAGAGAACTACCCCGCGGCCTCCAGTGATTCGACGATGCGCCAGCTCGCGCTGGCGAACCCCGATGTGATTCTCATGGACATTCCCGGCGGCGACCCGATGCCGGCACTGCGCGCCATCGAACTGGTGAAGCGCGAGCTGCCGGAGACGGCGGTATTCGCCATCGGCCGCATGGACAAGCCCCAGGTGATCGTGACTGCGATGCGAGCCGGCGCCATCGAGTACCTGGAGCGGCCCATCAGCACGGCGCACTTGCTGGAGGCCTACAGCCGGCTCTCGGCGAGCCGCAACGGCCGCGATTCGAGCACACGCGGCAAGGTGGTTACGGTCGTGAACGCCAAGGGCGGATCGGGCGCCACCACGGTGGCGGTGAACACCGCGCTGGCCCTGGGCTCGGCCCATGGCCGCGTCGCCCTGGTGGATCTGGCCGGAATGGGCCACGCCGCGCTTCACCTGAGCGTGAAGCCCAGCTTCACCATCGTCGACGCGCTGAAAAACCTGCATCGCATCGACCAGGCGCTGCTGGAAGGCTTTATGACCGAGTGCCACAGCGGGGTGCGCCTGCTGGCGGCTCCGAGCAAGCCATACGCTGAACCTTCGGCCGAGGAACTGGCCCGCCTGCTGGACCTGATGGTGACGCATTACAGCTACACGGTGATCGACCTGTCGTCCCGCATGGACCTGGCGATGCGCGCGGTCTGCAACTTCTCCGATCACGTGCTCATGGTCAGCCAGTTGGACATGGCCTCTCTGTGGAGCGCATCGCAGATGCAGGCCTTCCTGAGCGAGACCGCCGGCGCGGAGAAGGTGCGCCTGGTGCTGAACCGCTATCACAAGGTTCCCGGCGTCACCGACGAGGACGTGGAAACCGCCACCCGCTGCCGCATCTTGTGGAAGCTGCAGAACCAGTACCAGACGGTTTCAGGCTCCATCGAGAGCGGCATTCCGGTCAGCCAGCAGAACTCCTCCGAGATTGCCAAATCGTTCCTGGGCCTGGCCTCGCGCCTGACCGGATACGACCTGAGCTCGAAGGCGGCACAGCAGTCCCGCGAGCCGCAGCGCCGCGGGTTGCTGGAGCGGCTGATGGGACGCCCCATGGCGGCTGCCACCAGCGGCAACCGTTGA